DNA sequence from the Coffea eugenioides isolate CCC68of chromosome 9, Ceug_1.0, whole genome shotgun sequence genome:
TCAGAAGTTGTCGGGAGTTATATTGAGTGGTTTGGATTACCTATCTTTCCAAGTGAGTAAAGTGCTGATATTTATACTAGAAAAGATAGGTAGTAGAATGATAAGATCTACTGTTAGTCTAATCTCGTAAAATAAGATATGACAGTGATATTAGTTGTAGGACTGAATCATAGAATGATTGATTgtcacatcaatcatatcaaTCACCAATCACATCATAGTGACGAGCCGAAACTTTTGATACCTCAGGTAAATAAGCCATCCCTAGATTAATTCTCGGTGAGGGGCGATTAGGCCAAGGTATCCTCTGGTCCAGGCTAACCGAGATGTTTTCTTAGTTAAGGTGACTGAGGTATTCATAGTAGACATGAGAACTTTTAAAAACTTGgacatgaaaaagaaaaacatacaaGAATATCCGGGGCCATAGAATTTTTCTGTGATATAAGGTGGACTTGGAAAAATGCTTGCAAAAACATGGATATGGaaaagaaccaaaagaaaaacataCAATACTATATCAAAGTACCATGGATATGGTGATTACATAAATGACAAAAACATAAATTTTATCCAGTACCAAAAAAGAGAGTAAGAGACGAAACAATTACAGGATACTAATTAGACAATCaataaattttatgaataaaaaaGTTTTAATTGGCTTCAAATTATTCATTTTAGCAAGAACCCTTCTAGCCAAGCAAGCAGATTTTTGACCCAAGTGCGTTTAGtcattttccattcttttgGATGTAGTATAAACTTACGCCTCATGATATACTATTCCAATCATGGAAAATGGTTATATTTTCATGCGacttaaccctttttttttttttgagaattcaAATTATTTTATATATCTATAATTAGTTTACCTTTTCCTCGAAAAAAGGTCCTTATCTAAGCTAACTAGGGATCCCACAATCATTTGACCAATGTTCTTATCAATTAAGTTGGATCTTGAGAACCGTTGTCTCAAATTTGACAAGGGCTTtatatcaaattattttttttttcaatgtaaAAACTTATGATTGTTTGGGTAACAAAAGTAGAATGTACGATAACACTAATTTAATATCAAAAGTTTTTTTTCTGGTAAAAAAtttataacaaatttttttcgAGATGCCAATTGAGTTTTTTGCAATCTTAGGGACACGCCCATCTGCGTCCATTCTTCCGTACACAATAAAATAGAAAAGAGTAAAAAATAATTAGCTACAATATTAATCCAGAGATTAATTGAAAGAGGTAACTtgataagaaaaattaaaattggggGTGGAAAACAAATTAAGGTAAACCTTCAAGGACTTCGACGACAACCTTAAATCCTAACGCCATAATTAAAATCGTAAAACCCTTCGCAGAACCCTCTATTCTTATAGACCAGCAAGAAGAGCAGACCTGTCAGGCCGATTTGAGGATCTTCCTTCCGGTAAAATTCATTCTCAACCCTTGTTGTTGTTTCATAGCCTTTCgggcttttctttttcttttatttttctgtttcctcggaattttgaatgtaattgatTTGGGCCCTGAAAGCTGAATTTCATTTCCCTTGATTATGATCTATTTTGTATAGTTCTTTTAGTtgtttggcttttttttttttgggttcattAGTTTTTTTTCTATGATCATCTTgattttggatattttgataATTTCGATTGTGATATTCTTACATGACATAAAAATATTACATTGTGATATTGAAGTAAAATGATTAATGTTTTCGCCATTTATCAAACAAATTAAGAGCATAAGATTGTGTTGGGAGgtaaaaatatgaattaatAGATTGATGAGCTTGGAGCTCCATCATTTTCTTTCATTCAGAATTACTAAGCATGATCAAGGTGGTTGTATCTAATGTGAGAGAGCAGGGGAATTGCTCCATTCTTGAATCAAGGTGTTTGTGGTGCGAGAAGGGAGGCCATCTGTGACGAGTATTTTGCTGCATTAAGTAGAGAAGCTTAAAAGTTAATTTGGAAGTTGAATGGTTGATGGTAAGTTAAAGAAAATCTTACTGGAGGAATTTGCTTGTATTTCTGCAGAAGTGTATTGTGGGGTCATAAGTGGCTACTTTTGTGGTTGCAGTTTACAAACTTTGTCATTTTTTGTTGTAGGATGATACCCGTAATACTCATGGTGTAAATTTTGTTCCAGTTTTTATCAAAAGGTACCGTTGTAAGCTTGAGATCTATAGGTGGAGAAGGTTTTTGTGATACTGGATGTATTTGCTCGGACTTTTGTGGAAGTCCCATTTGGGAGTCGTAAGTGGCTAACTTTTGTCACTGTAGTTTACTAACTTTGTGATTGGTAACTGTAGGATAATAAGAGCAGTGCCTATGCATTTTTTGTTTCCAGCTTTTTGTTCAATAGGTACTGATCTTATAGTTGTAACAGTAAAATTTGATGTCTTGGATGCCAGTAGTAAAAAATGGTTTAGTATAGCATTTTGTTTGTTGCACAAAATCTGTGCAGTATAGATCAGTTTCCGTTCCTCTTAAATGCctggaagttttttttttctggagcATGCCTGGAAGCATTTTGAAGTTTTGTGTTTTCAAAAATGCTGCCGTTAATtcatttagttatttttattgaGCCTTTGATGTAGCTAGCTATTTATACTAGTTGTATGCATTGATTGGCAACCATATAAAGAGCTACTGTGCCTTGGTTAAATCAGCGGTGAAGCCACCCTAACAAACTTGTCTTGTGGGATGGAGAAAACCTCAAATTGGATAGGTGAAGAGAAATGTTGATGGGGCCTCTTCATACAACCCTGGAAATGCCGGAATGGGTGGAGTGATTAGGGATGAACAAGACTGTTATTTATCAGGCTTTATGGCTAATCTGGATAAAAAAGCAATGTGGTGGCAGAATTTTGGGGGATGAACTACGGACACTCCATGGCATGGAATATGGGATACAAAAAGATTACTCTGGCGTTGGACTCACAAGTTGGGATACAATTGGTAGGTGAATCAATCACCTACCATTGGACTCACTTTATACAATTGGTAGGTGAATCAATCAGACACTGGATAAACCAAGTGTGGGAGTGTAAGATGGAGCATTGCAGGAGAGAAACGAACATGGCTGCTGATTGGTTAGCAAAGCAAAGTCTTAATAGTCAGCTAGGTTTACAAGTATGTCCGGAACCTTCTACTCATCTTAAGCAAATCCTGTTAGCTGATGCAATTTGGGTGGCATACCCACATCACGCAGGGGACCTATAGTCCTCCACTGgagcaccaaaaaaaaaaaagggagaagagCTATTGTGAATAATTGAACTGCATCATCTTGACTTAAGCAGAAAGGGAAAAATGTTCGATCTCCTGTCTTGAATCAAAAACTACTGAAGATGCTCTCTTTGGCTGCTTGTCCTCCTGTCCCTCTTCTTCGTCCATCTCCTCTAATTTTCATCTTGTTATGCAAATTGTGAATCTTCTCCTTTGTCTCCTTTTACTTTTCTGTTCTACCTTTCTGAGATATGCTGCTGCATGAGCTGGGAATCAGTTCTAAATCTCTGCAGTTGGTTATAAGTTTTCTGACATTAATTGTTGCGTTTAGTGTCCAAATAATGGTGAGTTTTCTGAATTTTATGGCCAAAATGCTGGAAATGGTTGTTCTGAAATTGTTGAATGACTTCGTAgttatgtgactatttgtgacGGAACTTTATGTGCTGCTGGAACATTTACCAGTACTATACTTTAGATTCTGGTTATTGCCAAAGGTAATGACAAAGATGGGGCAGACACATGGGTGGTGGATAGGGGGAACACGTGGACATGGATAGGGGGGACGCTAAAAACAGAGTATtgattttttcttcaattcctgcAGTCTTTCCAGATAAACCTCCAATTGAAGCTCAAAAACTACAGGCTTTCAGCTTCTAGTAGGACTACTTGTTTGGCGTAAGTTGCAGTTCAATACTCTGCTCTTCGATCGTTCAATTTCTATGTACATTTTCATATATATTGTTGattctcaaaattttgtgcTATTATTTGCTTATAATgatgaaaatttggtgttttaAAGATGTGGGTTTTTCTATTTCTGCTGTGCGGATGAGGGGTATTGGGTGGGTTGGGTTGGTGGGAGATGGTTTAGGTATCATATATGTTGATGAATAACCATTTCCTAGGAAAATGTTTTGCTTTGATTTTCACTTCAATAGTTTATTTGTTGATTAACTAGTAATGGGCAATTcttgggtttttctttttttttttccctttttcgaGAATGCAAAACTTAAGATGAGAAAGTAAAAGTTGGGGTTGGCTTCCATGCATTTGTTTAGATATATATCCTGGAAACTAttggataatttttttaacatcATTACTTAAGGAAAGTTTGTAGCTTTTagattttttgttttggttttaaTTGATTAAGAACAGTGAGCAGTTGAATAGCTATAAGAGATGGATATAAGTTCTTTGTCTTACCATATCATGATTGGTTTTAAAGATATATGACTATCTGTGTGAATGTTGGTTTACATTCCTCGCTACATAAATGAGGTTGTCGCAATACTATGGACATAGGGGGGTGTGAAATGGTTTGTTGCTAATGGTTTTATTGCATCAAGATATGAACTTGAATCAAGGCCTGTGGTCTAAGTGTAGTCAGTTTGCTTGCAGATTGTCTGTTGTTTGAGCTGTTTGTTGTTCATCAAGATATACGTCTACTATTTGTTGCATACTTCCTTTTCGAGCCATTCTTCCTGAATTCTGAGTCTTTAACAAACAATTGAGCAATTTCAGGTTTAGTACTAAGCTTTCCTTGAAGTATTGCCCACGCCCATTTGTGTTATAGATTCTGTTGAATAGGACTTCTTCTCAATGAGGGCATCTTGTTGAGACTAGAAGAATCAAGGTTCCTCCCGGAGTGGCTCGTTTATGGTGTTTTTTCCTGCCATGAAATTGCTGGAAATTGGAAAAGCAGAATTATGAAGAGTCCCGTTTCTTGTACGATTCAAGTTCCTGTTCAGTTACCCTTACATAGGCCCAAGGAGGTTAGCTTTGAGCTTTGGGTTTCCTGCTTGATACTTTATTGTTCTATTTGCtgatatgaaaaacttttttcccCAGATGTGGAGCACCAGAGTGAATCCTCTCTTACATTTCAAATTCGTGAATTGTAGTTTCTTTTCTATGCAGGAGGTCTCAAGTGTAATTACCTGTGCTGAAAAGGTAAGCTAGATAGATTATGTTTATTGCTTATTTCATGAATGAACAAATGTAAGGGATATTTCTACTCAGTGCATATTAAATATTCAAGCTTCTATGTCTATGTCCTTTGTGGAGTGTAGGCAAGAAGAACCGTTGTCAATGACACAAATTCTCCTGAAGATGTATGTGAATATGGATCATTTGACAGGTAGCCGTATTGTTCCAATCAAATTAATTACTTTGTATGGTTCTCTTTCATTGGTCCTTCTATGTTCAACACTTTGTTTTTTTCCTTCTGCTTGGATGTCAGTTCAGGCTTATGCTGCGGCTCATCTATATGAATGGAAGTTAAATCTCATTGTAACTTCATTAGCAGGAAATCCACAAAAATGGTCAGAAAGATGGGGAAGAAAGAACACCACTTGTGGCAGAAAAGAGATTCTGCTAGGTCTGGCCAGAAAGCACTAAATCTTGTTCGAAATGTATGtgtggttttcttttgtttgttcttAAATAGGTTATATCTTTCACTTTTTGAAGAGTTAAGTTCTTTGTATTGAAGGATGAGGACCTATTGTTTTGTTCTAATGAAAAATTTTCCCTATAAATACAGTGGTGTTCTGTGATTATTTGGCTTTGATTTCTATCTTAAGACAAAACTCAACTTGGCAGATTTCTGGACTTCCAAATGAAAAAGAGGCTGTGTATGGTGCACTGGATAAATGGATAGCTTGGGAGGCAGAGTTTCCTTTGATTGCTGCAGCTAAGGCGCTAAGAATCTTAAGGAAAAAGGGTCAATGGGTTAGAGTAATACAAGTACGGTGCTTGTAAAGTTTTTGGATATCTTTTGCTGCTGAACTTGCATGGTTGTGAGTGCTGACCTTGCTTTATGCAGCTCTGGTATTGAATGACATTTGCTTGCTAAGTCTAggaaatctctctctctctctctcactcactcacacacatacacacacatatgcaAGCATATGGCCATGGGCACAAACAAATATGTAGAGAGCTTGTCTTTGTCTTAACTCAAATGCAGACAATGAGAACGACTGCTATTAGTATTTTTTTCTTGGGATATTTTCAACATAAAGTTAATCTATACGTGGATTTTAGTCGAATTATGCTTAAGAATGAAATAGTAAGGTCATCATTTGCTTTCCAAGATCTCTTTACTTCAATTGCATGTCCAAGAAACTTTCTTTTCAATATCATGGTATTAGCAATCAtgtttcctttttcatctggAAATAGACATTGAAATGATGATGGAACTTTTTAGATGTCACTAAATTTAAGTATCGGGTGTTCCATATATGTATGATATGTATTATAAGTTTGTTTACAGAAATAATGAATTGCAGAGTTAAACACTTTGAGTGCTGGATTAGCTTTCTTGGTCTTTAGCTCTTGATGGGACTGAAACATGTTACATTTATAATGCGTTGAAGAATAATGAAATGGTTGAATAGCTTTTTTGTCTTAATTCACGCATACTGCATGCTTTTATGtgcaaaaatacaaaaattgatgAAGTGGCCTATTGGTACTCTTGATTCATTTTGTTTCACTATGCAATGATGCCTATATCAGTATGttgttatgtgattatttaGATAGACCACTTGCATCTAACAAGATCTTTGTTACTCAGGTTGCCAAGTGGATGCTTAGCAAAGGGCAAGGGACAACCATGACAACATATGACTCCCTTCTGTTGGCATTTGATATGGATTGCAGGATAGACGAAGCTGAAAGACTATGGAATATGATTTTGCACATTCATACCCGCTCTACCTCTAAGAAGTTATTTTCTAGGATGATATCCTTGTATGATCATCACAATATGCCAGACAACGTTATTGAGGTAAACCCCTCTGGTGCCTCTCTTCCACTTTTGTTACGGGGAACTGATTTCGtaacttcttcttttttgtcttGCATTATGGTCTTTTTATGAAATTGTGCAGACTTAAGAACATTTCACAATCCTTGCATGCTAAATTTCAGGTATTCGCGGACATGGAAGAGTTGGGGATCAAGCCAGATGAAGATTCTCTAAGAAAGATTGCACGTGCATTTGGAACATTAGGTCAAGTAGACAAAAAGAAACTAGTTCTTGATCGCTACCAAGGTAAATGGAAGTATATCCACTTCAATGGAGAGCGTGTTAGGGTGAGAAGGATCCATTGTGATGAATAAGCTACTGAAAGAAGTGACCAATTAAATTTGAGACTAGTTCTGATGTTGGTACATGTTCTGCCCCAGTAGTTTACGCATCCCTTTTAGCAATGTACATAGGCCATTGGCTAAATGATAATTATGTTGATAACAAGAAATCTAGTGATTTGTCATGTTGTATAGGTAAAAGCAGCAGTTGGTAGAATTGGATGAAATAATTCGTTTTGTAGCTattattttctttcattcaaGAACAATAGAGCATCTGTTGTGGTCTTGGACACGGCTGCGGATGGTTAGTCGATACCATTCCTGGAAATTGGTGTTTATCTTGAAAATAGCAAGTGCAATTTCAATGGCTACGGGCGTGTGGCTCTTAAGAATCCTCTCTCagtttttcctttaatttggTTATAATTGTCTCTTGATCTTTAATTTGATACTGCTTTGTGTTTTCTTCCAAGGTAATATTTGTTATCTAATGTATAAGTACCCTTTATAATCAATGGACTTGAACATTTTACATATGAGATGGATATGTTGATACAAATTCAGGGTTTAGGGCCAGAATCAGCTG
Encoded proteins:
- the LOC113782741 gene encoding pentatricopeptide repeat-containing protein At4g18975, chloroplastic-like isoform X3; protein product: MEVKSHCNFISRKSTKMVRKMGKKEHHLWQKRDSARSGQKALNLVRNISGLPNEKEAVYGALDKWIAWEAEFPLIAAAKALRILRKKGQWVRVIQVAKWMLSKGQGTTMTTYDSLLLAFDMDCRIDEAERLWNMILHIHTRSTSKKLFSRMISLYDHHNMPDNVIEVFADMEELGIKPDEDSLRKIARAFGTLGQVDKKKLVLDRYQGKWKYIHFNGERVRVRRIHCDE
- the LOC113782741 gene encoding pentatricopeptide repeat-containing protein At4g18975, chloroplastic-like isoform X1, with translation MKSPVSCTIQVPVQLPLHRPKEMWSTRVNPLLHFKFVNCSFFSMQEVSSVITCAEKARRTVVNDTNSPEDVCEYGSFDRKSTKMVRKMGKKEHHLWQKRDSARSGQKALNLVRNISGLPNEKEAVYGALDKWIAWEAEFPLIAAAKALRILRKKGQWVRVIQVAKWMLSKGQGTTMTTYDSLLLAFDMDCRIDEAERLWNMILHIHTRSTSKKLFSRMISLYDHHNMPDNVIEVFADMEELGIKPDEDSLRKIARAFGTLGQVDKKKLVLDRYQGKWKYIHFNGERVRVRRIHCDE
- the LOC113782741 gene encoding pentatricopeptide repeat-containing protein At4g18975, chloroplastic-like isoform X2; this encodes MKSPVSCTIQVPVQLPLHRPKEEVSSVITCAEKARRTVVNDTNSPEDVCEYGSFDRKSTKMVRKMGKKEHHLWQKRDSARSGQKALNLVRNISGLPNEKEAVYGALDKWIAWEAEFPLIAAAKALRILRKKGQWVRVIQVAKWMLSKGQGTTMTTYDSLLLAFDMDCRIDEAERLWNMILHIHTRSTSKKLFSRMISLYDHHNMPDNVIEVFADMEELGIKPDEDSLRKIARAFGTLGQVDKKKLVLDRYQGKWKYIHFNGERVRVRRIHCDE